ACCCAATCATTGGATCCATTTGGCCCCACAAGATTGGTCACGGCTAAATAGGCTGTTACGGTCACGGAAAATTTACTGGCAACTTTAGAAATTCCAAAAAGTTCCAAATTTTCAATTTCTAGATTTTTCCACGATTCTTCTGGAGGATTTTTTAAATCGATTAGGGTGATGGTTGTGGGAGCATTACATGTTGTGATTTGTAGCGATTTGTCTGGTGTCATCTCGTAAAATTCGGGAGATTCAGGGATTTGTTTGGATAATTTTAGGGCATGGGAAATTTCTTTCGAATATACTCTGTTTGGTGAAATAAAGGATCCGATTCTGATTCCACTCCATTCGTAAGCACCACAAGATCCAAAAAAAACAATGTGTCTGATGTTTCTGTTTTTAGAAATATATTCTGAAAGTTGGACTGCCGCTTCTAAATTTCCAATTCCCATTACCTCTAAATAAGGAAACTGATTTGAAGCCTTAAGGAGATTAATTTCTCCTTCAAAGGCTCCAGTAACAAGTGTTTGGTTTTTAATAAAGGGTAACAAGTCCCTCTGTTTCTGGATATCCATACATCAAATTGAGGTTTTGTAGTGCTTGGCCTGCTGCCCCTTTCACTAAATTGTCGAGTGCTGAGGTAATGACCAGTGTGTTCCCTTTGATGCGATATCCTAAATCAAAAAAGTTAGTATTTTGTACCTTTCTGATTTCAACTTCTTCCGGAGTTTTGTATAACCTAATAAAGGGTTCTTTCTCATTTGCAGTTTCCAATTTCTCTTGGACTTGTTCTGCGCTAATTCCCTTGGGAAAGGAAATGTAAATGGTTGCAAGGATTCCTCTGTAGATTGGAAGTAAATGTGGTGTAAAAAGAATTTCTTTTTCTTCGGTTCCCACAAATCCATATTCTTCCATTTCTGGTTCATGTTGGTGGGTTAAAATTTTATAAGCACGGAAATTTTCATATACATTGGTATATGCATATTTGATTTCCTCAGTCCTTCCTCCAGCACCGCTGACACCCGATTTTGCATCCACAATGACAGGTCCTTGGATTTCTTTTCTAAGATTTCCAAGTAGGGCAATGGGTAAAATAGCAGAGGTCGCATAACAACCAGGATTCGAAACAAAGTTCGCATTTTTTAGTTTTTCTCTAAAGAGTTCTGGTAACCCGAAAACCACTTGGTCCATCAAAGAGAACTGTGTATGAGTAAACTGATAGGCTTTTTCGAATTTGTTTTGATTGTGGAGTCGGAAGGTTCCAGAGAGGTCGATTACCTTTCTTCCTTCGTTTAAAAACTCAGGTGCTTTTTCAAGGGATACTTCATTGGGAGTGGCAAGGACAATTCCAACATCCTTAGGAACCGGTGTATCATGTTTATGAAATTCTAAATCAGGTAAATGGCTTAGGTCAGGAAAAACTTCTCGAATGTGTTTCCCGTTCACTTGATTGGATGTGACATGCACCAACTCAAAACCGGGATGATGAGCAAGAAGTTTCGTAAGTTCTTTCCCGGTAAGACCACCAGCACCAATGATTGCAATTTTTGTTCGTTTCATAGAGGGAACTTAAAGTCAAGATTTAAAGATTGGTTTGTGTTGTCAAACGGCTCTATTCTCGAATTGTGTTGATTTTTTTAAT
This genomic window from Leptospira bandrabouensis contains:
- the argC gene encoding N-acetyl-gamma-glutamyl-phosphate reductase, yielding MKRTKIAIIGAGGLTGKELTKLLAHHPGFELVHVTSNQVNGKHIREVFPDLSHLPDLEFHKHDTPVPKDVGIVLATPNEVSLEKAPEFLNEGRKVIDLSGTFRLHNQNKFEKAYQFTHTQFSLMDQVVFGLPELFREKLKNANFVSNPGCYATSAILPIALLGNLRKEIQGPVIVDAKSGVSGAGGRTEEIKYAYTNVYENFRAYKILTHQHEPEMEEYGFVGTEEKEILFTPHLLPIYRGILATIYISFPKGISAEQVQEKLETANEKEPFIRLYKTPEEVEIRKVQNTNFFDLGYRIKGNTLVITSALDNLVKGAAGQALQNLNLMYGYPETEGLVTLY
- a CDS encoding phosphorylase, producing MLPFIKNQTLVTGAFEGEINLLKASNQFPYLEVMGIGNLEAAVQLSEYISKNRNIRHIVFFGSCGAYEWSGIRIGSFISPNRVYSKEISHALKLSKQIPESPEFYEMTPDKSLQITTCNAPTTITLIDLKNPPEESWKNLEIENLELFGISKVASKFSVTVTAYLAVTNLVGPNGSNDWVKNWKSLSHSLQNKILSLT